The following are from one region of the Oryzias melastigma strain HK-1 linkage group LG22, ASM292280v2, whole genome shotgun sequence genome:
- the pgfb gene encoding placenta growth factor isoform X2, with product MNPGFLIETVVALHLLLSPAQSLSLPNTNSTTEVVMFQEVWGRSFCRTIEKLVEVVQEYPTEVEHIYSPSCVPLVRCAGCCGDENLECHPTRTTNVTMQLLKIRPSESGQEYVEMTFVEHQTCECRVRKPVIIVERRKGRGRKRKERQKTKECDRCQIPRR from the exons ATGAACCCTGGTTTTCTCATCGAGACTGTGGTGGCACTTCATCTGCTCCTCTCACCTGCACAG aGTCTATCTTTACCAAACACAAACAGTACAACCGAAG TGGTGATGTTTCAAGAAGTGTGGGGTCGTAGTTTCTGCCGGACCATTGAAAAGCTGGTAGAGGTGGTGCAGGAATATCCAACTGAGGTGGAGCACATCTACAGCCCCTCTTGTGTGCccctggtgaggtgtgctgGATGCTGTGGCGATGAGAATCTGGAGTGTCATCCCACTCGCACCACAAATGTCACCATGCAG CTTTTGAAAATCAGGCCGTCAGAGTCCGGTCAAGAATATGTTGAGATGACATTTGTGGAGCATCAGACATGTGAATGTAG agtCAGGAAACCTGTCATTATAGTGGAAAG GCGTAAAGGAAGAGGAAGGAAAAGGAAGGAACGACAAAAAACCAAAGAGTGTGACAG ATGCCAGATCCCTCGCAGGTAA
- the pgfb gene encoding placenta growth factor isoform X1 — protein sequence MNPGFLIETVVALHLLLSPAQSLSLPNTNSTTEVVMFQEVWGRSFCRTIEKLVEVVQEYPTEVEHIYSPSCVPLVRCAGCCGDENLECHPTRTTNVTMQLLKIRPSESGQEYVEMTFVEHQTCECRVRKPVIIVERRRKGRGRKRKERQKTKECDRCQIPRR from the exons ATGAACCCTGGTTTTCTCATCGAGACTGTGGTGGCACTTCATCTGCTCCTCTCACCTGCACAG aGTCTATCTTTACCAAACACAAACAGTACAACCGAAG TGGTGATGTTTCAAGAAGTGTGGGGTCGTAGTTTCTGCCGGACCATTGAAAAGCTGGTAGAGGTGGTGCAGGAATATCCAACTGAGGTGGAGCACATCTACAGCCCCTCTTGTGTGCccctggtgaggtgtgctgGATGCTGTGGCGATGAGAATCTGGAGTGTCATCCCACTCGCACCACAAATGTCACCATGCAG CTTTTGAAAATCAGGCCGTCAGAGTCCGGTCAAGAATATGTTGAGATGACATTTGTGGAGCATCAGACATGTGAATGTAG agtCAGGAAACCTGTCATTATAGTGGAAAG AAGGCGTAAAGGAAGAGGAAGGAAAAGGAAGGAACGACAAAAAACCAAAGAGTGTGACAG ATGCCAGATCCCTCGCAGGTAA